A genomic window from Lycium barbarum isolate Lr01 chromosome 4, ASM1917538v2, whole genome shotgun sequence includes:
- the LOC132636147 gene encoding uncharacterized protein LOC132636147 isoform X1: MLGKGSLLFSLVTAFFIFSSFLFSLTLARSDSHFPSFQTPPLSDGGIRNEYDVVVTKRFLAEIPEAPLNSSLILAAKRTDRKDPLNDFKRYTGGWNISERHYWASVVSLQLHSLSLRCVGCIILYIGQGKFHSSTVNTLDYVVHQANTTADRLRNVSGYLAAAKIIAVDQVLLPGSVQTDIDRIQTKINSSANTLSSKTEDNKDDIAGLVESVRLALIVLSAIMLLLTFLGFVLSIFGMQVFVYILVIFGWILVTGTLILCGIFLVLHNVTSDTCVAMNQWVQHPLASTALDDILPCVDNATAQETLTKSKEVTSQLVGVVNRVITNVSNNNFSPIFGPLYYNQSGPKLPTLCNPFNTDLADRSCSPGEVDLSNATKVWKTSVCQVSPSGICSTTGRLTPTIYGQMAAAVNVSFGLYHYGPFLVDLEDCDFVRQTFGDIYRIYCPGLQHYIKWVYIGLVMVGVAVLLSLTFWVIYGRERRHRVYTKEHMPKPIYE; this comes from the exons ATGTTGGGTAAAGGGTCATTGCTATTTTCTCTTGTAACTGCTTTCTTCATTTTCTCTTCCTTTCTCTTCTCCCTCACCCTTGCAAGATCTGATTCTCATTTTCCTTCCTTCCAAACTCCACCCCTTTCAG ATGGCGGAATTAGGAATGAGTATGATGTGGTGGTGACCAAAAGGTTTCTTGCTGAAATTCCTGAGGCCCCATTGAACTCGTCACTTATTTTGGCTGCTAAGAGAACGGATAGAAAAGATCCTCTCAATGATTTCAAGAGATATACTGGGGGCTGGAATATCAGTGAGCGCCATTACTGGGCT TCTGTGGTTTCACTGCAGCTCCATTCTTTGTCGTTGCGCTG TGTTGGATGTATCATTTTGTACATTGGCCAGGGAAAGTTTCACAGCAGTACAGTTAACACATTGGATTATGTGGTCCATCAGGCAAATACCACAGCGGATAGGCTCAGAAACGTCTCAGGTTATCTAGCAGCAGCCAAAATTATTGCTGTGGATCAAGTTTTGCTTCCTGGTTCAGTCCAAACAGACATAGACCGCATCCAAACCAAGATTAATTCTTCTGCTAATACTCTCTCCAGTAAAACAGAAGACAATAAGGATGACATAGCAGGCTTGGTAGAGTCCGT ACGATTGGCTCTAATCGTTCTATCAGCCATTATGCTTCTATTGACATTTCTTGGATTTG TACTTTCAATTTTCGGGATGCAGGTTTTCGTTTACAT CTTGGTAATTTTTGGATGGATTCTTGTCACTGGGACTTTAATTTTGTGTGGCATATTTCTTGTTCTCCACAA TGTGACTTCAGACACTTGTGTAGCAATGAACCAGTGGGTCCAACACCCTCTTGCTAGTACAGCTTTAGATGATATATTGCCGTGTGTGGACAATGCCACTGCACAAGAGACCCTTACCAAAAGCAAAGAAGTCACTTCTCAGCTGGTCGGTGTTGTTAACCGGGTCATTACAAATGTGTCCAACAACAATTTTTCCCCCATCTTTGGTCCTTTGTACTACAATCAATCTGGACCTAAGCTGCCAACCCTTTGCAATCCGTTTAACACAGACTTGGCTGATAGATCCTGTAGTCCTGGTGAAGTGGACTTGAGCAATGCGACAAAG GTATGGAAGACTTCTGTCTGTCAAGTTTCCCCTAGTGGCATTTGTTCCACAACAGGCCGTCTGACTCCGACCATCTACGGCCAGATGGCAGCTGCTGTAAATGTGAGCTTTGGATTGTACCATTATGGTCCTTTCCTGGTTGACCTAGAAGATTGTGATTTCGTTAGACAAACATTTGGAGATATATATAGAATATACTGTCCCGGCCTTCAGCATTACATCAAATGGGTTTACATTGGCTTGGTGATGGTTGGTGTAGCAGTGCTGCTTTCCCTCACATTCTGGGTCATATATGGGAGAGAGAGGCGGCACCGTGTCTATACAAAAGAGCACATGCCCAAGCCGATTTACGAATAG
- the LOC132636147 gene encoding uncharacterized protein LOC132636147 isoform X2, protein MISRDILGAGISVSAITGLVGCIILYIGQGKFHSSTVNTLDYVVHQANTTADRLRNVSGYLAAAKIIAVDQVLLPGSVQTDIDRIQTKINSSANTLSSKTEDNKDDIAGLVESVRLALIVLSAIMLLLTFLGFVLSIFGMQVFVYILVIFGWILVTGTLILCGIFLVLHNVTSDTCVAMNQWVQHPLASTALDDILPCVDNATAQETLTKSKEVTSQLVGVVNRVITNVSNNNFSPIFGPLYYNQSGPKLPTLCNPFNTDLADRSCSPGEVDLSNATKVWKTSVCQVSPSGICSTTGRLTPTIYGQMAAAVNVSFGLYHYGPFLVDLEDCDFVRQTFGDIYRIYCPGLQHYIKWVYIGLVMVGVAVLLSLTFWVIYGRERRHRVYTKEHMPKPIYE, encoded by the exons ATGATTTCAAGAGATATACTGGGGGCTGGAATATCAGTGAGCGCCATTACTGGGCT TGTTGGATGTATCATTTTGTACATTGGCCAGGGAAAGTTTCACAGCAGTACAGTTAACACATTGGATTATGTGGTCCATCAGGCAAATACCACAGCGGATAGGCTCAGAAACGTCTCAGGTTATCTAGCAGCAGCCAAAATTATTGCTGTGGATCAAGTTTTGCTTCCTGGTTCAGTCCAAACAGACATAGACCGCATCCAAACCAAGATTAATTCTTCTGCTAATACTCTCTCCAGTAAAACAGAAGACAATAAGGATGACATAGCAGGCTTGGTAGAGTCCGT ACGATTGGCTCTAATCGTTCTATCAGCCATTATGCTTCTATTGACATTTCTTGGATTTG TACTTTCAATTTTCGGGATGCAGGTTTTCGTTTACAT CTTGGTAATTTTTGGATGGATTCTTGTCACTGGGACTTTAATTTTGTGTGGCATATTTCTTGTTCTCCACAA TGTGACTTCAGACACTTGTGTAGCAATGAACCAGTGGGTCCAACACCCTCTTGCTAGTACAGCTTTAGATGATATATTGCCGTGTGTGGACAATGCCACTGCACAAGAGACCCTTACCAAAAGCAAAGAAGTCACTTCTCAGCTGGTCGGTGTTGTTAACCGGGTCATTACAAATGTGTCCAACAACAATTTTTCCCCCATCTTTGGTCCTTTGTACTACAATCAATCTGGACCTAAGCTGCCAACCCTTTGCAATCCGTTTAACACAGACTTGGCTGATAGATCCTGTAGTCCTGGTGAAGTGGACTTGAGCAATGCGACAAAG GTATGGAAGACTTCTGTCTGTCAAGTTTCCCCTAGTGGCATTTGTTCCACAACAGGCCGTCTGACTCCGACCATCTACGGCCAGATGGCAGCTGCTGTAAATGTGAGCTTTGGATTGTACCATTATGGTCCTTTCCTGGTTGACCTAGAAGATTGTGATTTCGTTAGACAAACATTTGGAGATATATATAGAATATACTGTCCCGGCCTTCAGCATTACATCAAATGGGTTTACATTGGCTTGGTGATGGTTGGTGTAGCAGTGCTGCTTTCCCTCACATTCTGGGTCATATATGGGAGAGAGAGGCGGCACCGTGTCTATACAAAAGAGCACATGCCCAAGCCGATTTACGAATAG
- the LOC132637606 gene encoding uncharacterized protein LOC132637606 has product MDLKPPEFDASLTSIEPQKFIDRCEKILTTLGLKETRGVDFSTFLFSGSAESWWIAIQRGTQAGLPPITWSEFLALFKDRFIPLSKQDDMRRQFNNLRQGTMTVTEYEAKFTDLSRYVLYLVEDPREKVRRFVDGLEHRYRGPVVRDVRYGTYSDVVDTALRYESYLEMDKVERESKKATNHSGRCFGADGACFTCGEKGHIAKYYPKGNSGASQATTQPLGTTTATQGCYSVFKNRLEIRLSSTENED; this is encoded by the exons ATGGATCTTAAGCCACCAGAGTTTGATGCTTCACTAACTTCTATTGAACCTCAGAAGTTCATTGATCGTTGTGAAAAGATATTGACTACGTTGGGGCTGAAGGAGACTCGTGGTGTGGATTTTTCCACTTTCTTATTCTCAGGGTCTGCAGAGTCTTGGTGGATTGCGATTCAGAGAGGTACACAAGCAGGGTTACCACCTATTACTTGGTCAGAATTCTTAGCACTGTTTAAGGACAGGTTTATTCCATTAAGCAAGCAAGATGACATGAGACGTCAGTTCAATAATCTGCGGCAGGGAACTATGACCGTTACAGAATATGAGGCCAAGTTTACAGATTTATCCAGGTATGTACTTTATTTGGTAGAGGATCCGAGAGAGAAGGTGAGACGATTTGTGGATGGACTTGAGCATCGCTATCGTGGTCCTGTGGTACGAGATGTGCGATATGGTACCTATTCAGATGTAGTTGACACTGCTCTCCGTTACGAATCCTATCTAGAGATGGACAAAGTTGAGCGTGAAAGCAAAAAAGCCAC AAATCACAGTGGTCGTTGCTTTGGGGCAGATggggcttgttttacttgtggtgaaaAGGGGCATATTGCTAAATACTATCCTAAAGGAAATTCTGGTGCTAGTCAAGCTACTACACAGCCGCTGGGAACTACTACAGCTACACAGG ggtgctactCAGTTTTCAAAAAtcgacttgagatcaggttatcatcaactGAGAATGAAGACTGA